In Lycium ferocissimum isolate CSIRO_LF1 chromosome 7, AGI_CSIRO_Lferr_CH_V1, whole genome shotgun sequence, the sequence GGCAGAAACTTATTGCTATTGTTCAGTAATATGTATGAAagatctttcaacaactcaactCATCATAAAATTAATGTTCAGTGAAATTGTGATGAAACTAGATGCTCCTTGCACAAAACCTCAAATTTATTGCTCATCATCCGAATAAACAGGAAAAAAGCATAACAAAATCTTATTGTGCGACTAGCTAGGCTGTTGTCATGTTCATATCATCATATGGATTAGACTTCAACCAACTAGGCTCAAAAGATACACTTGAAAATATCACGATAGACAGTTATATTAATCATTTTATCCAAATCGAGGAATCAAATGCTTCTTTTGAAGTGGAGGACAAAATATCAGGATCTCTCTCGAATTCAGCCATGTCATTCTCCTTCAAACTAACCCATGCTTCTATTCCATCACCACTTTTTGTGTCGAACAGACTAATTATTTCAAAAGGTCTGCCAACACTGCTCACCCAAATTGGCTTTCCCCAACCAAAGTCTACTTCATACCAGGGGAATCTGCACCAACTAGTGCAGGCATAAATGTCCATCTTATCTCCTTGACCAAATTTGTTAATGATTTCTGTCCCACAGTTAATGGACAGAGAGATAATTTCATCGACGCTTGCCTTACCAATGCTTAGAGATGTGTCCCTTGCTGTACTTCCTATAGAGTTAACAAAGTCATTTAACTCCTTAAAGTCATTTAACTCCTTTCTTAACTGGTTTGCCTCAAGAGTGGCAACTACAGTCACATAGAAATTCCCTAGAGCATGTTCCAAAGATGGTAAATTTgattttcccctcaaattaATAGGAAACAAAAAACAAGAGTCCCTCGAATGTCCATGTTTGGCTGACGAAATGCCCACAAGAACCTTCCATATTAATGACATAACAACTACCACTCGAGTAGGTCTCGTAAATGTGGCACTTGAATTGATTCTGTCTTTGAGCTTTGATATTGCCAAAGCATCAAACACAAATCTCTTCGTGACAATCTTAGGGCCTATGTTGGATGGTGGTGAGAATTGAGGTCCCGATAGCACTCTTGTGGGGAAGAGCGATGACAAGTGACCGAACCTTGGAAGACAATATTTTGTCGTCATCCCTGTAAGGCTAGCTTGTGCCCATTCATTGAGAAATGTTGCTAAAGTGAAAGCATCAGCTGCGACATGTGAAATTTGTATCGCTATGACTAGTCCTCCACAGTTGAATATGTTCACTTGGACACCAAGTAATGGACTTGATAGCTTATCCATTTTTGGAAGAAGATCTTCCAAAGGCTCAATCTTGGGTCCTTCACGGAGAAACTCAATAAGATCCGTATTGATTTTGGATTCAACATACTCAACACCTTCGTCATTGCAGTGAATTGAGAATTCATCCTCTCTAAATCTTCCTGCTAGAGGGTAAAAATTGGTTAAGGTCTCAGCCAAAGATTTTTGTAGTTTATCACATCTTTCAGTAATTCCTTCGTTGTTCCATTCACTGCTTGGCAAGTAGTGGAACAGTATTGGTACATATATACGAGGAGCCCCCTGATCGCAAAATGAAAGACTGAGGCTCTGAAGATGATTCGGGGTAGGAGTTGAGGGCTTCATCATTTTCCTTGTCTGGATTTGAATCTCTAACTTGGCCATGGCTATTGGCTTGAcagccaaaaagaaaagaactttGATTTTTTCTTAGTAGGGAAATATCTGGAAACAAAAAGAAGCAAAATTTATGTACTAAGAGTTGATTTCTGTACTTCAAGTTGTTTCTGAATATTCCTTAGTTGACAGGTTCTTTTATAGAGGCCTCAGCCCAAATTTTAAGACCAAATTTTTTACTAATTCCATAAGTTTATTGTCATCACACTCTTATGAACATGGCATAAATTGGCATTAGTTTATTGCCATCACAAACTGATGATTCATAAACATGGCATAAGTCGGCATCAGTTTATTGTAATCACGCTCATGATCAATAAAACATGGAACAGTTGGGATTAGTTTATTGCCATTACACTCATGAGTTAAAAACATGGTACACATTGGATAGAGAATTTAGGGCGCTTTAGTTATCACATATTGACTTTGCTCATTAGGATGTACTGTCGTTCTCAAAACTCCAGAATAAATACAAGAATTTTGCACTACAGCtagtttaaatatttttctatgtGAAAACTTATGTTAAAAGTAGATTAAACTTCAGCCATGGCAAGAACTCATTTGCAATTTGGTGCCATCTTAGTGATACTACTAGCTGCATTTCAAAGACTAAGAAGCATTTCAATATAAAACGTTGTATATTATATACTGTTTATGTAATAACACTGTTACTTTGTCATGTTCTGTTCTCCTATAAAGAAAGGCAagggaaaattttggcaaagtCAACATCTCGCTACGATGTGTCATCCATTCAATTTAACTGTTTATACAGTTGTAGTTCTTCCATGAGAAGTTCAGAGCAGGGCCTAGTAAAGATGGCTGGGCTACTAGAAATTCACCAATTTCCAGACGGATATTCGTTGGAAATCACAAATTTCATAAGCAATGGGGTATGTCAAAAAATGGCTTGTTGGAAAAGTTTTTGACTGCATCCTAGGTAATTTCCTACAGTTTCCATCGAAAAGACTACAGTGAAACCTGACGAAAATGCAGCTATTTTCCCGTCAGAAACCATTGGTATATCAAAATGTGTAGTATCTTTTTTAAATCTGTGACAGATTCCGTCagaatattttttcaaaataatttattattgCGCATTCCTATGGAATCTGTCACagatttaaatattttcttactCACAATAGCAAGCTTGAACTTCCTCTCTAGGAAATTCATGCTTAGGTTTACTAAAGATTACAACTGTTTCAGTCTTATTATCTAACATTCATgtaatcatatcataacatgtaGAGGCATAtccataatttttatttaatgcgTGTAAGTACAATACAGACAGGACTAGAATGTGATATGAAGACGATATAAACTTGTCACATATGcttacaaaaataatttattgaaaGAAATATTACATTTTTATTAGAATGACAGTTTATTTTCTGTTTTTCCAGAGAAAGTAAAACTtttatttttcgaaaatttgCTTCcatacaaataaaagaaaacttgaTAAGGTGTAAaggaacccaaaaaaaaaaatgacaatgcAATTTGTAGAGTGAGTATTATTTTACTTCTATGTCCTATTATTGACTTATTGATTTCTGATTCCCTTTCACATACTCTTTCCCTCCATTACCTCATCtgttctttttatttcctttccGTTTGATTCTCCCAAAAATCTGGTACTCTATTATCCTCTTCATGCGCACAAtcacatttttttaaataaatattcacATCCTCCAACCTATATAATTGAGAAAAAAGTTTCACAAACAAACGGATCGGAAATCCAAAGTACCAGAGATGCAAATTAATCAACAATTAAATAAACACCGatttttcaatatttattttagggAGAAACATTTGTTTACATATAGGTATGAGACCTTCTAAACCTAAGGCAGCAAATCAACAACGACCTTACAGAATTATGGGGATCAACCTTTAACTATTAGAAGTCTCAACATTTGCGCTAGATGCTAGTAATATATTTCTCTCCTTTGAAGAATATgttaaaaatcaagaactctATTCTCCTCATCATGTGTACAAATCACAATTTAATATCTCAATATTCTCATCATCCAACCAatataattgagaaaaaaaattcacaaacaaAATGAAATCCAAAGCAATACCGAAAATCGAAGTTGTATGCAAACTACAAAAACAATACTGGATCTACTTGATTAAATAAAAGCTTGCAAATTTGTCCACTAAGTCGTGGATTTGAAAGGGATATTATCATCTTAGTCTCTCTATGAATTCACGAACATTTATTGAAATAATTGGTATATTAAGAATCGACAATAAAACAATATGAACTTTTAACATATTACAAAGGACATGGAAGCTTCTTTTTATCACTTCTCTCATCAGATTCATCTTCAAGTCCAAGAAAACTAACGATCTGTTTCTCTATATCTTCGAATTAACTTTGTCCTTGAGAAAACGTCCCACCAACTTTAGGCCTCATACTTAACCATGTTTTTCTCCATTGTCAACATCCTCTAGTATTTCCCCATTTAACCACGATATTAACTGCAATGCAAACTCGTTATCATATTTCATAATTAAACACAAAAACATTCGATGAAACAAACAAATTAAGAATTAAATGACACAAAACAAACTGTGTgattaaattaataaatatggaaaagaaaGTATTAACATCATTGCTTGCCTTTGCAAATGACCTAATAGTTCCAGCAACTTCCGTTAGCTTCCCAAACCCAAACAAATAAAACGACTCAAAACTCTAACTACTCAATTTTATTACAACAGTGTTTCAATATAAGTTTGATCCAACGTCCTATTTGCCTTTGCTTTTGTAGGTTACTGTGATTTTCtcagtttttatttttccaCTCTTTCTCTGAACACAAATCACCCACTTTCAAAACAAACACTGAGAAAGGAAAatgatttataaataaaaaaaaaaaaaaaaaaaaaaaaagagtttcacCGGATCCCCATGCTTGGTTTCATAGTCTGTCGCTTTCTTGGAATTAGTGCAGACTTATCTTAAGATAAGGCGGGATCGGAGACAAAGATTCATATACTTCGGATTGCTTGTTTGATAATTGTGATTAAGCCACTCATTCccttgtatataaattttttccaCACTTAGGTGCTGACTAAAtgataattatttaaattacaaAAAAGTTACAGAACTGTGTGTAATCTTTTTGGCACCATCTTGGCACATTTTAATTAAATGATTATTTGATCTATCAAAGAAGAAAAGGTGGAAGACATTTCTTTTCCAGAATCTTCCCTCTTTTTCTAATTTCACACCCAGTGTATTAGAGAAGAGTCTTTCTcccaacccaacccaacccaaATATAATTTCCTTACTTTATACCTTAAAGGGATAAATTCTGAAAGGGGGATGGGGGATTAAATAAAGCATTTGACTAAAAGAATGTAGCATGGTTGCAAGTTGCAAGAAAGAGTAGCCATCACCATTGGAAAAAATAAAGCATAGTATGACACTGTTAAAGAAAACTTTCCACATTTCAGAGCATAGACTAAGCTTTAGATAAACCTACACTTAGCcaaatttattttgattttgaccGATCAAAAAAGTCAATCACCTTTATCTCATAAttatgcaaaataaaaaagcatACGTATCAAGGAATCACACATGTAAAATCAAGCTTTAACCCTGAAAATTCAAACATTGAAAAGCAGAAGCAAGTAGTTGGGAAGAGTCGAAGACAAAAGGTAGAGCAATTTTGTTGCGTATGAAAGACAATCTTTATTAGTTGTCCTTGTTAAGAAAGCTGTTATAAATTATGCCCAAATTCCTTGacaaatgaaataatgaaaaatgcAAAAGCTCAAGAAAGACATGCTGCTGCTGGATGTGTGAAAAGTTTCTTAAATATTTGATCAGGCCATACCAGAATTACCAAATAAACATAAGTCTTAAGAGTGTGAATCATAAATCAACTCACATCCCCATCGCACTGTGTAGGTTGTCGCTTTATGGCTGCCAAGGCCGGTCCATATTCTTCAGCCTCGTTCACCACATAGCAATATTAGAAGgcagtttaaaaaattaatgctTTGCATGCAGCAGTTACTACAAACTCATTTCCATTAGAAAGTAAGTATTGTAATCAGAGCACATTAAGACGAGGCTTGAGCAATCTGATTTGTTCTGCATTTTCTCTCTGGTACTGTGCAATATTTGCCTAAATAGCAGGAACATCTAGTCCTTTAATTATCACCATGAATTGCTATGAAACTTAGTACCAGGGGCATCAACTTTCAGTGATATTCTAAACTTGACGAAACCTTGAGGGCTATGTGCAATTTGACATTATCATACCCTATTGAAGCAAGCGCTATGAAATCATGGCAAGTTGTTGGTACAAACTTGTGATACATCCACTCTAAAAATTagaatttcattttttccctCGTACCCAGAAAACCAAactgaaaaataactaaaacagAAAACAGAAGAATAAATACCTCTCAACTGTAAATGAGCCAATGGAGTTTGTAGGCCCTCCCCAAGCAAGATTTACGGAATCACAGCATGTTCTTCGCACATGCTTATAATTCATGTACTTTCAAAAAAGGAATTTCAATCAAAAACCTGAATgcacaatttaaaaaaaatatatagaagaATATAGTACCTCAAGCGTAAATGAACcaatacaagtttcaaaagtgatCTTTGTA encodes:
- the LOC132062789 gene encoding acetyl-CoA-benzylalcohol acetyltransferase-like, translated to MAKLEIQIQTRKMMKPSTPTPNHLQSLSLSFCDQGAPRIYVPILFHYLPSSEWNNEGITERCDKLQKSLAETLTNFYPLAGRFREDEFSIHCNDEGVEYVESKINTDLIEFLREGPKIEPLEDLLPKMDKLSSPLLGVQVNIFNCGGLVIAIQISHVAADAFTLATFLNEWAQASLTGMTTKYCLPRFGHLSSLFPTRVLSGPQFSPPSNIGPKIVTKRFVFDALAISKLKDRINSSATFTRPTRVVVVMSLIWKVLVGISSAKHGHSRDSCFLFPINLRGKSNLPSLEHALGNFYVTVVATLEANQLRKELNDFKELNDFVNSIGSTARDTSLSIGKASVDEIISLSINCGTEIINKFGQGDKMDIYACTSWCRFPWYEVDFGWGKPIWVSSVGRPFEIISLFDTKSGDGIEAWVSLKENDMAEFERDPDILSSTSKEAFDSSIWIK